ctgatcgctctggagcaggttttcatcaaggatccctgTACTTTTCTcccttcatctttccctcgatcctgactagtctcccagtccttgctgctgaaaaacataccTACAGCATGacgctaccaccaccatgcttccctgtagggatggtgccaggtttcctccagaagtgacacttggcattcaggcaggctgtcatgtgccatttCCAGAggtgtggcttccatctggccactctaccataaaggcctgaatggtggagtgctgcagagatgtttgtccttctggaaggttctcccatcgctctgtcagagtaaccaccAGGTTCATTGTCAACTCTCTGATTTAGGACCTTCTCCCCCAATTCCTGttagccgggcggccagctctaggaagagtcttggtggttccaaacttcttccatttaagaattatgtaggccactgtgttcgttgaggaccttaaatgctgcagaaatgttttggtacccttcctcagatctgtgcctcaacacaatcctgtctcaaagCTCTATAGGCAACAGCTTGGTTCTACCttatagcttggtttttgctctcatagcaaagggtctgaatagatCTGTTTTTATTCATTTACACAAAAAATGTAATacctattttcgctttgtcattatggggtattgtttgtagatttctgaggatttgtttttatttaatacatcttagaataaggctgtaacaaaacgtggaaaaagccaaggggccagaatactttccgaatgcactgtacaaacTTTAGAAGTCCAAACTCAGAATCAAATAtgcttcccaaaaataacatgTTGTTGTGATAGCACATTTATTTTGAGTGCCtattttctgcatttatcagaGTGGCCGATTTCAGTGTCCATGCAAACAGGCTTATTACGGAAATCAttattcttgcaaagcatgtcAACATTTTAATTTAACTATTATATTTATCTGACAATACACCATCGCATTGTTGTGTGCATGTAACCTTACTCTCTAATAATTGCATTATTGTGTGCACACAACGCAGTGTTAACCAAACTCAGACCTCGGGACCCCAAGGGATGCAAGCACGTTTTGGTTTTTCCCCTAACACtaaacagctgattcaaataatcaagcTTTCATTATTTGGATCAGATGTGTAGTGCTAGTGCAAAAACCGTCATCCCACAGTTCCTCCCACCAGCCAAGTCTGCATTCAATGTAGCTACAGATGGGGGGGGTCACGTTGAGGAACAAACACTAATGTTTTCTATTGTTTGGCATCGTCAAATATAAATTGTCACAAAAACTAAAGCCAAGCCTATTCACTTTCGTCAACCATTTTCCACACAAAATGTTACAGCTACAATACTAACGTATCGTTATTAGCTAACGTTAGATTGCCAACAGGCATTGCATACTTTACTGTTCTGCGGAGTAGGAATAGCTAGCTACACGTCATAACCTTTCTAGCCAACTAACGTTACCTAACTAGATCAATATTCTACAAACTAACGTTACCTAGCAAGCTTGCTAACATTTACTGCGACACATGTACGGTGCTGGTGATCATCGATTAATTTACATCTTAGCTAGCTAACGGTATTAGCTATGTAGCCAACTAGCGAATGTGACTTCACATTGTCAGTCATGTAAACTAGCCTTCAAACACTTTCTTTGTAGATAGCTATCTAACATAATTAGCCAGCAATCTCACAATGCACATTTTGCTTCCTTGGCCCAACACAGCCAACGAAACGAGTTCGCTCACTAGTAATGTTAGTGTCATCACAATTAACTAGGTAACTACCACCGAATACAAACTAACTAGGTAACTAACATTAACGTTAGATATCTACATGTTACTTACCCTATTCATAGAGGCTACATATTTAAGCAAGATAATGTGCCTAACTAGTTAGCTATTATCACACTTAACGATTGATTGAATGTTGACAAAACGTTATACAACGTTAGCGGGTTCGCTAGCTTTGCGGCCAGTTCATGATCAGAGAGCTGTTTTCATAACAAATCGCTAGTTAGCTAACGTtgacattagctagctagttagcaaaaCGTCTTGACAACAAGACGATTCTTAAGATATTTAGCTACTTATGTATTCAAGTGGTTTTTATAGGAATCGGAtaacaaaatatatttgtttagCAAGTGAATCAGTAGCTAAATGTCAGAATTCACGACAAATTCTAAAATGTCTATTTATTTGCTAGCTAACTTAGCCCAAGTCAACCACCACAGCAGGCCCAATGTAACGTTACATTGTTGACCAGTGTCGTTTCATCTGATAGTTATGACAATCACCTGATTGCTAGCAacctagctaactaactaactaaaccAGTTAGCTAGTTCCTTGGCCCTGACTTACCATGCAAGGCCGAGGCCTGGAGAATGGCCCCTGAAGTGCCGTCGATTACTTTTATACTGCCCCGGCTAGTAACAGCCAGGATAGCGTTAAGGGCCGGGTGGTAGGAAAGGCTCCGCAGGCCCTCCTCGTCGCAACGAAGGCAACCGTCTCTCAGTACAATCCAGTCTGAGGTGGACGAGCAGGAGCCCGGCGAGGCCGCGGCCGCcatctttatttattttccccGTTCCCTTCTGTTTTTTAGGAAGCTCCCGTTTATACGAGTAAGATTAATAATTGTAAACGCTTAATCCCAAACTACCGGTCCTCTACTACTGCTGACTCTCCTTCTGCGGCTTCTGTTCCTCCACCGGTTACCGCAGCAGTAGCTATTCACCATCAGTACTGAGAAAGCTACGAGCGTTGCACTCAGATGAACGTCAGGTAAACGGAACTAGCGTAGTGCTTGGCTATCACGCGACACCAGAGAGGGCACTGCGATGTTGACTCCGGAGTACAGACAGAGAACCTCTTTGGATTACCGTTTTGTGAATGTTATTATTTCCCCACTGTAAATGGTGTTTGTTGTGACTCCCATATAAATTACTAGCTATGTGAGTTATGTAATTATGACTATTTTGTTTTTGATTCAGCCCTTGCCTGATGTTGGGATATACAGCAGATCCCCACCCAAGAACCCCGAATAATAAACCGTAAAACCCATCGCCCAGTGGTCCCGAAAACATACCGCGCAACAGCAAGCAAGCGAACGAACGCACGCCCCGCCCCGTACAGTTAAACCATCGGTCTGTTGAGTTTTAGCAGTCCACCAAGATCTTTTATCACTTGTAAAGCCCTTGAAGACGGACACCAAATAACACAGAAATAGGCTTGAACCGCATTACTGTAAAACCAATGCACATTTCCGTTCCTCCTTTACCATTAGAAACCATAAGCTTACTTTATTTGCGTTTATCTGATATCCTATTTCAGATGTACTCTGTAATAACGATTAAGACCTAAATGGCACATTTCAAGAACAAATTAACAGTATTTGTTCTAAATGCTTATATACAACAATGTGTCAGCACAACACACTAACAATATTAAAAATGTTAATGTTTACAGCTAATAATTCATATTCAAATTACTATAAATACCACAACTTGAACCCCGCCAATAAATCCTACATAAAAGCTTGGGTGTGAGGCTTTTTTAACAGGCATGCAGATTAATGATAACATTTGACATATGAGAGGGAATGTATTTTAAAATATCTAGTACAGTACAACAGTTATATGGACAATTATGTTGATAGCTTTTAACCCCCACTGTGAATTCATGATAAATATCACTATTGTTCCAGGTCTAAAAATGTTCCACAATTGTATAACATGTTCTGATACTATCACGTCTCCAACACATTAAGTAGCTATATGTACAATCGATACAAGGAAGTTGTCTGAAAATATACATCAGTTCAATAAAAGATTAAACAACTGTATAAAACAACTAATGAAAGGCACCACACTTTAGTAGACTGTTTTATTTCACCCAAACTGCCCATCTACTGGCCTACCCAGGCTGAAATTCTTAAGTTAAGAAATAAAGGTTTGTAAAAGGTGCATAAAATGACAACTAAATAACGCATAACAGTATGTTAAACCCACTACCTTACAAAATAATGGTGGAACCTCAGTTAGGGGTTGACGTCTTTCTTAACCCCTTGGTTCTAATTGAACATTTGTGCACTGTATTTGGCACCACCTTCCTCTATGGAATAAAAGCATTAACAAAAATCTGTGTCCCCAACATGATTACCAAAACCAGATTTCACACCTTAATTAAATAATTATATGATGCGAATGCAAACCATGGTTCTAATTACAATAAAATCTGAATGCAGCCTTACACTATATGCTGCTTTTTAATGAGCAAAGAGGTAAGGGGCACATTTAAATACACTGACGTAACATATACCCTTATCCCCACAGTCTAGGATTGTAAACAGAGATAAAAGAAGAGGGAGAAAATAACCTTTTAAAAAATCCATGTTCCTTATTTTCATTGTGGAATGAATCCTTGTGTCTTTTCACAGTGCTTTGTGTTAGTCTCCAACCAAAGTGCCCACAGTCGCCATTTGTCCAATCAGACCCCAGTATATAGTGACAGGAAGTAGATGTACAAAAGGAAAATAGGGTATATGAGAAGAGGCTTCTTGGTTTTGAATTCATTCCCAACAAGTAGAGAAGCAGCACTGTAAGCAGCCCAGAATACCCCAAAAAGCTGGAAAATGAAAGACAGTTGACAACTAATAAACACTCATATCTGATTTAAGAGTACATTTCTATTATCAACAAAAACATATAAAGATGTTCAAAAGCTTTAAATATGTTCGCGTATGTTAAATCAAATTTGCAGTGCTGAATTAGAGATTATTTTTGTGGAAAATGTGAGAGAATAAATGTTGATTATCTTTGCTGATGTGCTCACCTTTATTAGTGTAGAAACAACATCAAAACCTCCAATGACCAAAAGCAAGGGAGCTATAACGATGAGCGGGAGTAGAGAGTATCCAATCACGCCAAGGACTTGTCCATAAGACACCTATCCGATATAAAACAATGCAAGTCAGTGTTTCACAGCATGCCACATCATTCATGTTGTAATAGGAAGCAAATTCACATCCAGAGGCATGTACAGTATCAAGTAAGAGAAATGTACTACTCAAGACTAGGGATATGAATTATTTTAGCTTAAAAAGGTGGCGCTTACCTCACCACCGAGAACACGAGCCAGCAGAAAGATTGTTAAAGATCCAAATATCCAAATGGTAATTATCCAAGACACAACCTTAGGAAATAAAGTAATGCAACAAATAATTAAAACAACTTTCAAGCTAAAAATTGTGACATGGTACCAAAGCACACATTGTTTTGGTGTCATCTGAGAAGAAAAAGAAATCACAGGTTGTCCTGCCGCCTCACCCTGAACTGTCCATAGATGGAGATCATGGAAAACAGGAGCACTACAGCCAGAGGACCCCAGAAGTCAGGGTTGTCCCTCACAACCTGCCGGTTGAAGCCCAAGGAGGGCATTGGCATCAGCACACAGCGGATCTTGTAGTAGATGTCTTTCAGGTCGATGTCCAGCTCCTCCCTAATCATACAAGCAtatgagagagaacaggagcatCATGAGATATCAGCACATTTAGTTAGCAGTGATGGCCAAATTGGATGTCAGTGTCATTTTAATATCAATGTGCATGGACAAAGAATGGGTTTCTTGAAGAAGGTACTTACAGAAGAGGTTTGTTGTCTTCTGGGTCATCCTCGTCTACTTCCAGTAGCCAGCCATAGCCTCGTTTCCTCAGGAACGTGGTTGCATATGGGTCTTTTGCATTGTCGCTGCCCATGTTCAATTTAACATCTGGGGCATCGATAGTACCACTTAGATCTGAAGGGAATTTAATGTAAACGATTATTGGTTCACATATAACATGCGTTGAATTTCTGTATTGTTGAACTGTACAGTATATGTTCAAGGTTTCCAAAACCGTATCACAATTAAGGATACCTTTTTTCCCACGATAGATCGTTTTACACTAAACCAAATCACCTCAGTTAAGCAAAAAAACGGACGTAGAATGACGAAAATAATTGTCCCCTTGTTTGTCCTACTGTCTAAATGACGTTCAACTTTATTTACTCAAATCAGCAATACATGCAACTAGTGAAAATATACTTTTGAGTTATGTATTACATTAGCTTTAGAAGAATATAGTTAGACAGATTTATTTACTTCAGTgatatagctaacgttagctagttggaTTGCTAACGCTAGCCTAGCCGTAAAAGCTGCAGAAGCTGTCAAATCTCTCTGAACCACTACGTAACTTGACAAAATTGACAACACTACGACTCAAGGTTAGTTAAATACTTGAATTAAATGGCAAGCTATCAGAATGGCGTGTTGACAAAtacggtagctagctagctagctagcaagctaactaaaATGAATATAAAACACATATGACAGTATTCACGGCCTGCTAACATTACCCTCAGCTTCAGTTGACGAGACGAAGGTAAAATCTCCGTTGGTGGGAGACAGCTGCATTGTTGATGTTGTGCCAACAACCTTCATGACCTAAGAACTGACATTTAAAAAGCGTTTCAATGAATAACCTGCCACAAGTCAATATAACGTTGTCAATGACGGGTTTCCCTTCATTTGTCACGATTATTCCATCTTGTTGTTGAGGTATCGTTTGGTCCCACCCACTGAGGTCcgacaacacacacagccagagataTTGGTTTCCACTGGTTACCACAGCCACTAAGTCAAATTGGAAATATCGTAATAACTgataaaaacaaaaatgtgttttttggttTTCATTTAACGTCATGGTTAGGCACAAGATTAGCCGTGTAGTTAGAGTTAGTTAGAGTCAGATTTTCAGAAAATAAATCGTAGAAATAGTCGGGATTTATCACCTtttggctgtggtaactagtgacgaccagcGATATTACAGAAAGAAGGAAGTGTGAGGCTGGTAAAGACGGACACATCAAATCCCAACAAGGCAGCAGAAAATCTCGCCATCTAGTGATAGTTGGACTCCCGCCAGCAATATACAACATGACACTTAAAAAAAAGATAACCACTCCTTCCTTTGTCGTCCAAAACACTCCCCCCAAATGGTTGGCTGATCAGAATAGAAAGACCAATAGTATCAGCTCGTTGTGAACTCATTTGCCATTAAAAACGAACACCTGTTAGCTCTGTTACTGCACAGTGCTGAGTAATTCTTATCGTTGTTAGCCCATTCAATTCGTGGGTAAGTATCTCGGGAAATGGCTAATGGTATTTTATATTGATGGAAGCATGTTCTTATTTCAAAATCACATTTAAAATGCGTTTACAAGTAACTTAGCTATGCCATAGCTGCGATTTGTTTTGCCGACAGGGTGGGGGTAAAAATACTTGCATGCAGgagcgcaactttcactggggttACATGTCCCTCTCACATTTTAAAATCGCATTCCCCAGTtgtatcattggaatgtgatacaaagcCAGGCAACGGTGTGCTTCAGGACCATGAGGACGCCTCTGagtggtcgggtaggctgtttggagtgtttatccagcTGGATaaaacttatatatatatattagtaaaaGGTCACTCTCTCAAccaacctggaatgcttttccaactgttttgaaggagttcccacatatgctgagcacgtgttggctacttttccttcactctgtggtccaactcatcccaaaccatctaatttgggttgaggtcgggtgattggaACTCAGCActctccttcatggtcaaatagcccttacacagcctggaggtgtgttttgggtcattgtcttgttgaaaaacaaaggaTAGTCCCACCAAGTGACAACCAgaagggatggcgtatcactgcagaatgctgtggtagccatgctggtttattgtgccttgaattctaaatgaatcactgactgtcaccagcaaagcacccccacaccatcacacctcctccatgattcacggtgggaaccacacatgcagagatcatcctacTCTGGGTCTCAAAAAGCCATGGCGGTtgcaaccaaaaatctcaaatttggactcatcagtctaatgtccattgctcgtgtttcttggcccaagcaaatctcttatttttggtgtcctttagtagtggtttctttgcagcaatttgaccatgaaggcctgattcacttagtctcctctgaacaggtgATGTTGagttgtctgttacttgaactccgtgaagcatttttattttttttggctGCAATCAGATGCAGTTAATTGCCCATTTctgaggtaactaatgaacttattctctgcagcagaggtaactctgagtcttcctttcctgtggcagtcctcatgagagccagtttcatcatagcgcttgatggtttttgagactgcacttgaagaaacgttacaagttcttgaaattttccggattgactgaccttcatgtcttaaggtaatgatggactgtcgtttgtcTTGTAgagaatagtacaaataaagaaaccctggactgagtaggtgtgtccaaacttctgaccggtactatatatatttttttaggtagctagctaactaatgcCAGTGGCAGGGTTTACATTAGCCGGCAATACAATACTTTttattcattgatggaaataccagtcgaTGTAAATACGTTGACTGTCATGCTTATCTGTCTATAGGTGACTTGGCATAATTTTGTGGAATTAAATTGACCTGTGTGTATATTCATTAGTCATATCTTATTTATACAAcaactatcacacacacacagcatacagagcctcaacattatcaggacagagaACCAGACACAAGGGAGCACTCCAAACAGAAGACAATGAAAACATTGACAAATCTCGTAAATTATGGTGTTAGGTGAAGCTGAAGGGttgaacccaagagcagactcggGCAAGGAGAtggggatgaagtaaccaaggtatttatggGTCACGGGGAAGATGGAGTGTAGGTCAGGGAACGCTCGGGCTGGTTGCTGGAGACCAGgtgcggaggctgaggctggagagaggggggttgatAGGGTAAGCAGGTCCAGGGAGGAATCCAAGGGAGTAGAAGCGTAACTGACTGAGCTGAGATTACGATCTGGCTTTGTGGAAGTGTCAGGACTGAGTATTTGTTGAGGTCTTGATTATGGGATGAGTTTCAGCTGATGGGGATCTGCTCAGACTTCAGCACACCTGTcttcacacacacagagggaaagAGCACTGGGGGAGGAGGCAGGTCAAAGAGATACAGGATGACCAGTAGAGGGCGTTGCAGGAGCAGGTGTGACAGACGgttatgaaataaaccaaaacaagGCCATCAGAGCATCACCCACCACTTTACAATGTGAGCTGaaggcagtatgcattttgaaaatatacttaattgtttgaaacatgaatgttttattttatattatgagGCATaacttaccttgcttcaaagtagtgTGATGGAACGTtttatgtttgtgcttttctaataaccaatttctgtgttcatttAAGTGACTGATTTGAATGAATCCTCActatctgcaatttggcagtacgcacAGACCGTTGTTTTGAGAACAAAATATATCTCTGTTTCATGGTCTCAGCTTAGGGAGAAGAAGCCTCATGATGGATTGGCCTGTCACATACATGAACCAGTATTGGTTGGTCACATTAATGAAGCAAATGTTAATGATAATTCATTATGAAAGatgaataagctaaatcatgcaaatgtAACTTGTCTGCAGTATATAAGAGAACTCACAAGACTGCCCCGGGAGAGCTCACTTCAGACCGGTACTTTATGCATCTAATTTTGACTGTGACTTCTCCAGCAAGTTGTTAATAAACGATGATTCATTCATGAGCGTCCCAGTGGGTAGAATTTCCACGACAATTTGGCATCAACGAACAGGATGATGGATTCTGCCTGCTGAGCTTTCCAGTGGGGGTCTGCGAGGAAAACTTGTGGCGCATTTTAAGAAGTGTCTGACCAAAAGAGGACAAGGACCTGCCTAGACCCTTACTGTAAGCTGCAGAGGAGACGCGTCATCTGTAAACAATTGAAGGACACAGCGATTGAATTTCAGTAAGAAAATGTCAATTAATTTgaataaaaatagaaaaaaaataataacaaaacCAATAAAACTAAACATAAAAATGGAGGGTACCACCAGTCTTGAGTCAAATAATAGCATGACGTGAATGTGGATGTGAGAGTTGTGTGAGTGTGGAAAGTATTAAACTGATTGACATTGGGATAATAACAGATTGAAGGTTGGCTATTAAACTAATTGAAATTTGGATAATAAGCTGATTTTAAATTTGGATAATAAGAGGCTTGAAATTTAGATAAGAGATATAATTACTATTTGGGACTGAGTGAATGTGTGAAAATGTGCGTGTTATTCAATATGTATGTGGCAAGACTGTACAATCAGTAGTT
This genomic interval from Oncorhynchus keta strain PuntledgeMale-10-30-2019 chromosome 2, Oket_V2, whole genome shotgun sequence contains the following:
- the LOC118400497 gene encoding protein YIPF4, with translation MKVVGTTSTMQLSPTNGDFTFVSSTEAEDLSGTIDAPDVKLNMGSDNAKDPYATTFLRKRGYGWLLEVDEDDPEDNKPLLEELDIDLKDIYYKIRCVLMPMPSLGFNRQVVRDNPDFWGPLAVVLLFSMISIYGQFRVVSWIITIWIFGSLTIFLLARVLGGEVSYGQVLGVIGYSLLPLIVIAPLLLVIGGFDVVSTLIKLFGVFWAAYSAASLLVGNEFKTKKPLLIYPIFLLYIYFLSLYTGV